From one Lycium barbarum isolate Lr01 chromosome 6, ASM1917538v2, whole genome shotgun sequence genomic stretch:
- the LOC132599557 gene encoding cyclin-L1-1-like, protein MATGQVLFHRFYSKKSFACFNVKRVAASCVWLASKLEEILREAMHVLIVFHIMECRRENLPIEHLDLTSEIYIDLKADLIRIEMHLLKEIGFICHVKHPHIFISNYLAALETSQELRQEAWNLANDSLRTTLCVRFKSEVVACGVVYAAARRFRVPLPKKPPWWKAFDANKAGIDEVCRVLTHLYSLPKAQYIPVCKEGGSFAILNRSRDSPSLPLSKEGSVNEDTREAVTKVALDKLKDSKKSDDYSKSMPSEGEYSKGEPRKTLYRTDGGAEKNKERERDRSERERDKERLKSRERDRGRERDDFDREREKSKKRSYHSRDKGHSEKPKHHSSRDRDYQSYSSQEKNRCRHH, encoded by the coding sequence ATGGCCACTGGTCAAGTACTATTTCATCGCTTTTACAGCAAGAAATCATTTGCCTGTTTTAATGTGAAGAGGGTTGCTGCTAGTTGTGTTTGGCTTGCATCAAAACTTGAAGAAATCCTGAGAGAAGCAATGCATGTGCTTATTGTTTTCCACATAATGGAATGTAGGAGAGAAAACTTACCTATAGAGCACCTGGATCTAACTTCGGAGATATATATCGATTTGAAAGCAGACCTAATCAGAATAGAGATGCATCTCTTAAAAGAGATTGGTTTCATCTGCCATGTCAAGCATCCTCATATATTTATATCAAACTACCTTGCAGCTCTTGAAACATCTCAAGAATTGAGACAAGAAGCTTGGAATCTTGCAAATGACAGTTTGCGCACGACACTATGTGTAAGATTCAAGAGTGAGGTTGTGGCCTGTGGAGTTGTATATGCTGCAGCCCGTAGATTTCGAGTGCCCCTCCCAAAGAAACCTCCTTGGTGGAAAGCATTTGATGCAAACAAGGCTGGTATAGATGAAGTTTGCAGAGTGCTCACTCATCTTTACAGTCTTCCTAAAGCACAATACATTCCTGTATGCAAGGAAGGAGGCTCATTTGCTATATTAAACAGATCAAGGGACTCGCCATCGCTTCCTCTATCTAAGGAAGGTTCAGTGAATGAAGATACTAGGGAGGCAGTAACAAAAGTTGCCCTTGATAAGTTGAAGGACTCAAAGAAGAGCGACGATTACTCCAAAAGCATGCCTTCAGAAGGGGAGTACTCAAAAGGAGAGCCTAGAAAAACTCTCTACAGAACAGATGGTGGGGCAGAAAAGAACAAGGAGAGAGAGAGGGACAGGAGCGAGAGAGAGAGGGATAAGGAAAGACTAAAGTCTCGTGAACGTGATAGGGGAAGGGAGCGAGACGACTTTGATAGAGAAAGGGAAAAATCCAAGAAAAGGAGTTATCATTCAAGAGACAAAGGTCACTCAGAGAAACCAAAACATCACTCTTCTCGAGATCGTGATTACCAGTCTTATTCATCACAGGAGAAGAATCGTTGTAGACACCATTAA
- the LOC132600789 gene encoding vicilin-like seed storage protein At2g28490: MRMGNYRKILLILLFVVVSVSAYEVDRRGVEVEEEGWFLLHDSKEIVRTDAGVMRVVRGGFGGGVSMFQSPMHIGFITMEPNSLFIPQYLDSHLTLFVRRGETRIGHIYKDDFAEKQLKEGDVYSIRAGSAFYLVNPAEGQRLHIICSISTSSSLGLHGFQSFFIGGGVYPTSILGGFDTLTLSTAFNVSSDEVSEILTRQFSGAIVPLNTTTHSPTPSIWAKFLNLEQHQKLGRLKRIVHLEEEARLEEDEEKEKPIWSLRKFLNNLFGDEGNRREKRRGDERRRGTSKGPDSFNLFDRKPDYKNDYGWSLALDQSEYSPLKHSDIGVYLVNLSAGAMMAPHINPTATEYGVVLRGSGSIQIVYPNGTLAMNARVNEGDVFWVPRYFPFCQIASRTGPFEFFGFTTTARKNRPQFLVGQNSILQSMRGPEFAAAFGVSEERLRRILDAQREAVILPSASVAPTEPMDPKEREEEEEGERGKKEVVMKIPKVIESFGNDMIMGFP, translated from the exons ATGAGAATGGGAAATTACAGAAAGATCCTTTTGATCTTATTGTTTGTGGTGGTTTCTGTTAGTGCTTATGAAGTTGATAGAAGAGGGGTAGAAGtggaagaagaaggatggttttTGTTGCATGATTCAAAGGAAATAGTGAGGACTGATGCTGGAGTTATGAGAGTTGTGAGGGGTGGATTTGGTGGTGGTGTTTCTATGTTTCAAAGTCCAATGCACATTGGTTTTATTACTATGGAACCTAATAGTCTTTTCATTCCTCAGTATCTTGATTCTCATCTTACACTCTTCGTTCGTAGAG GGGAAACAAGAATTGGGCACATCTACAAAGATGACTTTGCAGAAAAGCAACTAAAGGAAGGAGATGTGTATAGTATTCGTGCTGGTTCGGCCTTTTATCTTGTTAATCCAGCTGAAGGACAAAGACTTCATATCATTTGCAGTATTAGCACTTCAAGCAGTTTAGGATTGCATGGTTTTCAG TCTTTCTTCATTGGTGGTGGAGTCTATCCAACATCTATTCTTGGTGGATTTGACACTCTTACATTATCAACGGCATTCAAT GTATCATCAGATGAAGTGAGTGAGATCTTGACAAGGCAATTTTCAGGTGCAATTGTACCACTGAACACTACTACTCATTCTCCTACTCCAAGCATATGGGCcaaattcttgaatcttgaacAACATCAAAAACTTGGTCGCCTAAAGAGAATTGTGCATTTGGAGGAAGAAGCTAGACTAGAAGAAGACGAGGAAAAAGAGAAACCTATATGGTCTTTGAGGAAGTTCTTGAATAATCTTTTTGGTGATGAAGGGAACAGGAGAGAGAAGCGACGAGGCGATGAACGACGAAGAGGCACAAGCAAAGGTCCAGATTCCTTCAACCTGTTTGATAGAAAGCCGGATTACAAGAATGACTATGGATGGAGCTTGGCATTGGATCAATCTGAGTATTCTCCATTGAAACACTCTGACATTGGCGTGTACCTCGTCAATCTTTCAGCG GGAGCTATGATGGCACCTCACATAAATCCAACAGCAACAGAGTACGGAGTAGTATTGAGAGGAAGTGGAAGCATCCAAATCGTCTATCCAAACGGGACATTAGCAATGAACGCTAGAGTAAACGAAGGAGACGTATTCTGGGTGCCAAGGTACTTCCCTTTCTGTCAAATTGCATCAAGAACCGGACCCTTCGAGTTCTTCGGATTCACAACAACAGCAAGAAAGAACCGGCCACAGTTCTTGGTGGGTCAGAATTCGATACTGCAAAGCATGCGAGGGCCCGAATTCGCAGCTGCATTTGGAGTTAGTGAAGAAAGGCTTAGGAGAATTTTGGACGCTCAACGTGAAGCGGTTATTTTGCCGTCCGCATCGGTGGCCCCCACCGAGCCGATGGATCCGAAGGAGagggaggaagaggaagagggagAAAGAGGGAAAAAGGAAGTTGTGATGAAGATACCAAAAGTGATTGAGAGCTTTGGCAATGACATGATCATGGGATTTCCTTAG